The genome window GCTAGCTACTGCTGCTACTACTGCTCCTACTGCTGCTGCTAGCCTGCTACTAGCCTGCTACTGCTGCTTCTGCTGCTGCTCCTGCTGTTGCTGCAGCAGCAGCTGCTACTACTACTAGTATTATTATACACACAAACCTCACACCGTCCACCACCACTCTACATCCACCTTCACCCACCGTCCACCACGTATTAGCCGCCCTACGACCACCGCTGgttattactactactactactaccacgaccactaccactaccactaccaccaccaccaccaccaccaccaccaccaccaccaccaccaccaccaccaccaccaccaccaccaccaccaccaccaccaccaccaccaccaccaccaccaccaccaccaccaccaccaccaccaccaccaccaccaccaccaccaccaccaccaccaccaccaccaccaccaccaccaccaccaccaccaccaccaccaccaccaccaccaccaccaccaccaccaccaccaccaccaccaccaccaccaccaccaccaccaccaccaccaccaccaccaccaccaccaccaccaccaccaccaccacccccccGCCAccgccaccccccccccccccccccgccacCGCCACCCccccgccaccgccaccgccaccgccaccgcccccgccaccgccaccgccaccgccaccgccaccgccaccgccaccgccaccgccaccgccaccgccaccgccaccgccaccgccaccgccaccgctaCCTCCGCCTCCGCTACCTACCGCTACCTACCGCTACCTACCGCTAcgacctaccaccaccaccaccaccaccaccaccaccaccaccaccaccaccaccaccaccactaccactaccactactactaccactactactactACCACGACTACTATTGACCACCATCAATAGCCTTCAAACCACCATGAACAACCTTCAAAACCACCTCCATTACATATTTCATCACCAAAAATTCCGAGAACTACGATGAATTGGTGCTTGGGAATGGCACACAACTGGTTCAAAATAGAATTACCCCCTGCTCAAGAATTCACCCCTGGTATCACTGATCTGTCTATTCTTGAAGAGGGAGCGCAGATTAAAGGGGCTGGAAAAGGCCGATTGAAATTAAATGGTATCAAATTGGGTGGAAAATGCTCGTCTAGGGTTGTGCAAATAAGCAAACCAACAGTGAAGTATAACCCAATGCTTGCTAACCTTCGTGTCAAGGAATTCATTCAAGAAACTCGTACACAACCAAAGCAAACAAAAAATGATTTTGCCAAAATGGGTTGCTGCCACGATTCAAGCCCAAGCTATACCTATGGAGATTGTTGAGACTAAAGAGGTGGATGACCAACTTTCTCGTATCACTCAAGGGCTCGAATGCGTAGGCCTGCAACTTTGGTGCTAAGCCCCAATCTCCTACACCTACGTGTGTTACTTGGGATGTTGGAAACTCCCCTGTGTTTGGTGATAACGTCTTGCACAAGAACAAATCCATGGGTTTATATTTTGCAGGCGAGATTAAGTTAAACAATAGCTCTAATCTTATTCTTTAGGCTGGGGTGTGATGTTAGGTTGAGTTCATGATGTTACGGTTCGTTAAAGAAGAAGGTGGATGTTGTTGGTAGGGAGAAgattaccaaaatgcccatgtTTCAAACAGTCAACGAAAAGGTCAACAGATGGAGAGGTGTAAAGTGAAGCGAATTGCAAACGTGAATAGTGTAAGTGTCCAATGTTTTCTTAGGGGCATCTAAACTGATATCAGGGTCAAACTACAGGGTTATAAACTAAGGTTTACTTTAAAAACGATCACTCTTGAaagttttaaaatttatttaCTATATATTATTTATCAACTTTTGGTTCTGAGACATTTTTACTATTCAAATTTTGTACCCTTTTCACCAATATAACTTTGGTGTTTTACAACTTTATCACAAATCATTCTTCATCTATTACCCCAACACTTtttcactttcaactttggttCCATATTTACTTTTCACTCTTTTAcaaatttgttgttttatgtttcaggtctaaattttgcgagttaacacgctgAAATGCGCGTGTGTAAGGAAGATGTTAAGAAATGTCAATCTCAAAATAAATTTAACAGATAATATTAGTCGTTTATGAATGAAAATCTAGATTTATAACTCCATTTAACACAAAAGCTCACTATATGTCAAAATAAGATATTTTCTTGAAAATCATTAACATACAATTGCGGTTTGGCCAAGCATATTCAAAATTTAATTATCGAACACATGTAACATATGTAAGCTAAGTGATGTCTCAATTTGGTCCTATAACCAATTTTCACTAGTCTAGTTAGAGAACCCGCTACTCGTATAATGATTGCCCCCACAAAAGTGTTGTTGATACAAACGTTATAAGAAACCGTTTATTACTCATGAACTAATGTCTAAGAAGATAGTAAGAAATTCTTATCCAAATGAGATGTTAAATCACCGACTCTTTCTCTTCCCCCAAAAGTGGCAAGAACTCTGAAATCCTCACCTCTTATCCCTAGGTCAATGACTTTCTATAAGAGtttgtttggtatggggtaatggaaatggatgaggtaatggaatggacaacggaatgaaatgaatcattccattccattgtgatgtttgattACCTATATGTGAAtaaaatgaatcattactttataaaagagtaaattacaagttttgtcctttatctttacatcaaatttcagacgctgtcctttatctttaaaattgatgagttttgtacttaatgtttcaaaatcttacacgTTACGTCCTTTAGCCTCAACTCTGTTAATTTTAATTGTTAAGTGaagggtaaattggtcttttttACCTAACTATTTAAAAAACCATTTTtaacaataaaaaacaaaaaaaaatcagatAAATCAGATCACATCAGCCTACTGAAGATCTAAATCTCAGTTTCATTTGTTAAGTTCATTCTACCTTCGTCCCGACAACGTCAACTCCGTCGATGAAGATTATGACAACCTTCCGAGATTCCTGTTATCTATGGGCGGTGCGATCTGTTTATTACTTCAGTTTAACAAACCTTTCTACAGGGGAGCCATTTTAATCGATCCCATGTGTAAAATTTCAGACATGGTTAGGCTTAAATGGCTTATACCTGAGATTTTGATGTTTGTGGCGAAGTGTGCGCCTACGATACCGATTGTACCGACTGCGGATCTTGTTGATAAGTCGGTGAAAATGTCGGAGAAGAGGAGAATTGGGGGGATGAATCCGGGTAGGTATACAGGGAATCGGAAGTTGCGGATGGATATGGAGTTGTTGAGAGTGATAGATTATTTGAGTAGGAGGTTGAGTGAGGTGGATATACCGTCTATTGTGTCCATGGAGATGCGGATGCGGTTACGGATCCAGAAGTGAGTAAGGAGCTTGAAGGTTTATGAAGGGATGTGGCATTCATTGTTGTCTAGTGAGTGGTGAGGATCGGTGTTGATGGTTGGAGAAGATGGTTTGGTTGTTTAATCTGATTTATGCATTTATGTGTTGAAAGTGATAATAAAGATGAAGGGGAAGATAACAAAGAAAAGGAGAATGGGATTGAGATGATGAACCAGACTAAAAATATGtataattgtttttgtttttttattgttaaaaaatggtttttttttaaataattaggtaaaaagaccaatttacccttCACTTAACAGTTAAAATTAACAGAGTTGAGGTTAAAGGACGTAAcgtgtaagattttgaaacattaagtacaaaactcatcaattttaaagataaaggacagcgcctgaaatttgatgtaaagataaaggacaaaacttgtaatttactctttatacaATTTGATAAACCAAAAAAGACGAAGTAATGAAACACAATTATTTTAAAAACGACAAAAATGTAAttgcctcaataataataataataataataataataataataataataataataataataatatattaatggtaaaaaattaataataaaacttttgatatatattaatatgAGTATTagtattatataaataataaaattgttatatttggaaAGAGTTACATTTTTTTGGAATGCTCAattccattaccacatgataaccaaacatatttttttttgaaagatcaATTTTATTAACCAAACAAGCCTACCAGCAACCATCTGTTACAAGATGAAACAGGGAGCCGCAGCCCAAGCAAACACCCGATTACATCACGTTCATATTACACCAGCTATACCAATCGACACATTTCTTTTTGAATCTAAATTTGAACCACAAAAAACTGATCGACTTCACCTCCGCAACTATGTCCGCCACTTTAACGTCTCGCTGCAAGAAAACCCGATCGTTCCTCGCTTTCCAAATCTTCCAGCACGTCACAATAATCAAACCTTTAATGACATCGGCCCTCAACTTGGAGACTCCAGCATACTTATGAATATCCAGCAGGTCTCGAACAGAAAACGCAAAAATCTCTGGGATTAGACACCAAGACGATATCGCCTGCCACACCCCCGTTGTTATGTGACACCCGGTAAACAAGTGTTCAGCGGTTTCTTCCTGTTCTCCACATAAACTACACTCCGTGTTATCCACAAAAACATTCCTCCTTCTAAGCGCAACCTTCGTAGGTAAACGGTCCAGCTCAGCCCGCCACATAAAAATATTGCACTTTATTGGAATCCATTTACACCAAACATACTCCCCTTCATTAACAGTAACATCGTCTTGCATCATTAACCGTTTAACATCCGCGACTGAAAAACCTTCATCCTTTGACCCCAACCAGCTCCAAGTATCTCTAGAATCGGTCAGAACCATCTGATCGATAACCGCACAACAGTTATCTAGCTGCTGCAACTCTTGACCCGTCAACCACTGCCGCCTCCAATTCCAATTAAAAATGCCCTGCAGCCTCCGCTCCTTCAACCTATCAAACACGCTACACTTCTTTTCCGTTTCCAGATTAAACAACAAAGGAAACAAGTCTTTTAACGGTTCCATTCCAACCCAAACATCCAGCCAAAATCGCACATTCTTACCATCGCCAGTCTGAGCTCTTATTCTTTCCGTGACACGTTTCCCTCCCAGCTTCAACGATTTTTCCATCCTAACAATAGAATTCCAGTTCGACGATAAACTCGTATTAGCCGGAAGCACTTCCCATCGTCTCTTCCCCCCATGAATAGTGTCTATCACATTTTTCCACAGACCATCTTTATCGTTACGATATCTCCAAATCCACTTTGCCAAGAGCGATTTGTTACACCAATCTAACCTAGAGATACCCAACCCCCCCCATGACCTTTTGGATACGTGACTTTCTCCCACGCAACCCAATGGACCTTCTTAATTCCATCCACATAACCCCATAAAAATCTTTTTATCAGCCCTTCAAGAACCCCCAAGACTTTAACCGGAGCTTTAAATAACGAAAAATAATACGTAGGAAGACTTTCTAAAACAGATTTAATTAACGTGTACCTTCCCCCAATAGACAACGCCGAAGCTTTCCATTTAGACAACCGATTCTTCACAACCTCAATGACCGGATCCCAGTTATTCACTCTATTCATATTTGCCCCCACCTTGATTCCCAAATAAACGAAAGGAACCGTACCCATCTTACAACCCAAAACTTCCGCCATACTCTCTACTTCCGTGTTTGTAACTCCCAACCCAAAAAGATTAGACTTTACCAGATTGATTTTCAACCCAGAACATACGTTAAAAATTCGTAGCAGTCTTGTAACCGTTTTAACATTTTCCAACGACCAATTCCCCATCACCAAAGCATCATCCGCATATAGAAGGTGTGATAACTCCAAACCTCCATTTGGAAGTTTAACACCTTTAAATATCTTCAAGGACGTCGCCTTATCAATCATACTAGCAAAAGCTTCCATAACAATGATAAAGAGAAATGGCGAAATAGGATCTCCTTGTCTAATTCCTTTCGAACACTTAAACATAAACGTAGGAGAACCATTCACCAAAACCGATGAAGAAGCCGACGCTAACACTCCCTTTATCCATTTACACCATTTATCTGGAAACCCCATCTGTCTTTTAATATCCAAAAGAAAATCCCAATTTACATTATCATATGCCTTTTCAAAATCGATCTTCATCAAGAATAAtcgtttattgttttttttttgcccaTGCCATAATCTCGTTAATAATCAAGGGGCCATCTAAAATATATCTACCCGATAAAAACGCCGACTGGGTTACCGACGTAACACTATTCATCACCAATCTCAACCGATTTGCCAACACTTTCGATATAACTTTGCTAATAACCCCTATTAAATTGATTGGCCTATACTCACCCAACCCCACCGGATTCTTACCTTTAGGAATAAGAGAAATAAAAGACGCTCCTACCCCTTTGTTAATCGTACCTTCATCATAAAATTTCACCAATATATCCATAAAATCTTTAGCAAAAAACGACCAATACCGCTTAATAAAACGGAAGTTATAACCGTCTGGGCCTGGAGATTTATCATCACCACAACTAAAAACTGCATCTTTAATCTCTCTTTCTGAAAAACTCGCCGTTAACATATCCTTATCATTCTGCGACACCTGTTTCATGTCCCAACACTTTAACTTTGGCCGAACGTTCACCTTCTCGTGGAACCGATCCTTAAAAAAACTGAAAATATGTCGCTTGAGCTCTTTCGGTGTGGACACCCAACTACCATTAACCACTAACCCcgaaatattattacaaactctTCTTTTATTAATGATACCATGAAAGTACCTAGAATTATCATCGCCCAAAGCTGCCCAATTATTCCTCGCCTTTTGACACAAATCTTTATGATTGAATCTTTCAATTTCAAACAACCGCCTTTTGCACTCAGCCAGCACCCAGTTTTCTTCATCACTTAGAAATCTATCTTCCACTTTTTGCTCCAGTTCTTGCAATTCCTCCTTTAAAGTATTTTCATCCTCCATTTCTTTTTTCCTATTTTCCTCTTTCCACCCATTAATGTCGGCCCTTAGTTTTTTGAACTTATTCATTAACTGAATATCAGGATCCCCAACACCATTAAACTCGGAAAAACTTTTTTCAATCATGCAGTTAAAATCTTCCCGATCCAGCCAGGAATTAAAAAAACGAAACGGTTTTGGCCCGGCATTCTTAGATTCAACACTCAATATAATGGGGTTGTGATCAGAGAATAACCTAGGCAGCGCACGATAAACCGCATCCGGCCACTTAGACATAAATTCATCAGAAACCAGAATTCTATCAATCCTACTCAACTTTTGATCCGAACGGAAAGTGAACTTGTTACCTCTAAGGATGTATTCGCTCAGACCCGCTTCTTCAATAAATTCATTAAAATCTTTCGCCGCTGCTGCATTAAAGAGAGAATTCCTCCGCTCCTCCTTAAACCTGACAACATTAAAATTCCCCCGCTACCACCCACTGTCCTTGACGACTACCCAGCACCTCCACAATATCTCTCCATAAAATCCTTTTATCAACATGATTTTGCGGCGCATAGATATTAAGAAAGTTAATCCCCTGCCCCGACTCTCTGATCAAGCCTCGAGTCAATAAAAAATGTCTATGTTTCACTGAATCTAACTTTTGAAACACCTTGCAATCCCATATGTTCAAAATCCCCCCTGATCGCCCCGACGCATCAACATGGTCTTCCTCATAAGCCGAATTACCCCaaaaattttctaattttatcccaTCCAGTGAACAATGTTGAGTTTCTTGTATCATAATAAACGAACATTCATGCTCCTTTCTTGTATCATAATAAACGAACATATTTTTTTATTCCATCAGAAttatccattccattccaccttctAGGGTGGGAGTtagctacaaagtccatttttcctgcAAAGTGTAAAAAATCATAAAACAATacccaaaacccacaaataacaaagtgaagattattaaaacgccatatttgtgggttttgtgttatgttttggatgataaactttaattatcgaatgactaatattagtgtgttttatgttgattatcatattgttttttatatttatagttttacgatagtgtgtttgaagtttttatgaatgttagggtttagattgtgttttagtgattttcactctgttatttgtgggttttgattgtgttttacgactgaaattgtggtgttttatgactttgtacactttttaggaaaaatgaactttgtaACCAAACCTCACCCTCACCTTCTATTCATGCATACCAAACGCTATCTAAATTATTGCTCTTAACGTATTTCTTCAAATGAACACATGTTGACTAAGTCAACAATTAAAATGCCTATATAATTTAGGCTCATTCTATACGCACCCCCCACCCTTCCTGATTACACCCCCCTTGTGAGAGGGaaactgtcggtcccacgcaggccccacctgtaagtatATGAAAGGTGggggggtgaaaaaagtaaataggggggtgtagaaagtagcacccaAAAAGAAAATCATTTATCAGAATAATACAATTACTCTTGAATCAAAATATCGGATTTCATGATGTTGTTGTAAGTTGTAATGTCTTTGAAGGGGCGAATGATGATGCTAACACTTCTCGAATGAGTTAGATGCTACTACCTTTAGCGAGCCTCTCACGCTTAACCCTCAGAGTAATTTTGGGATCGCGTTCTTTATCAAAATtagtttcctttttaatcctttTGTTACTTCATTTGTTATTTGTTAAGATGGAAAACAAAGCACTAAACACGAACCAACAAATAACTTCATTTATACATCGCAAAAACGGATCTGTATCAAACAGTTGTAGCTTCATAAATGTATATAACAACATATCAAACATAGTCATAAAAAAAAGTAGAGGACCATATATGTGGGAAAACGAAAATTTGTTCTCACACGTTAGAAATTTAGAGTTTAGGTGGTAAAATGTAATAAAGTAAAGTTATTTAATATGAGATCGGATTCTGCACCCATATTGACGTTCTATTTATCTCATATATAATCGTTATTTTATACTACCTCCGTCCCACtaaaagtgtcctattttgaattttcaaagtctttatttataaactttgactttaattatatgttttttgtgttatataaaacttgatgaaaattaacctgATAAAAAtacttgtaaaacacactcaaatcatataactttcatcaagtattatctaacacaaacaaaattattttaaCTTCCTTTAGCACTGATAAAGATTAACACAATAACACCGGAAATGAATAATAAAAATTGTGGGCATAAATCATAATTCCTTAAAAAAACCTCAAACCAAAACTGTTCCATAACACATGAAATGAATCATCCAACATTATCCCAAAATAATTCTAGTATTAAACTCAACGACAAAGACATGTTTGTACGTTCACCCAGCCCGTTAATTCCGGATCACTCCATGATCTCCTCACATTACTTCTCATTTTCAACTTAATTTAACCGATAGTACGGTACAAACATTCACAGCAGCAGAAAATACGTATCGTAAAGAGTGAGTTGACTTATATAACATTTAATTATTAACCGATTAAGCCTTTTTATTACTGCTAATTAAAAACGGTTAGAAGGTAGCTCTAAAATCTCTCccataaatacccccccccactAACCCACCCACATCCCATCATATCCCTCACACAACAAAAAATATGTCTAACCATATTTTTCTAACACTCACCACCATCATTGCAACCGTCTTGTTCACTAGAACCACCGCGGTTACTTACAATGTGAAGAACTTGGGTGCGAAACCGAATGGTAGAACGGATGCAACCAAGGCGTTTATGGCTGCCTGGTCGAGCGCATGTGGCTCGACCAAGGCGGCTACCATGTACGTTCCGAAAGGAAGGTACATGGTTGGTGGGCTAAAGTTTAATGGCCCGTGTAGGAGCGGAGCCATTACGGTCCGCATTGATGGAACCCTGGTGGCTCCGTCGAATTATTTTGTTCTTGGTAATGCTAAGTATTGGCTGCTTTTTCATGGTGTTCAAGGGGTGACTATTGTGGGTGGTACCTTGGATGCTCAAGGTGCGGGTTTGTGGGCTTGTAAGTCGTCTGGTAAAAGAAACTGCCCTGATGGAGCCACGGTAATGAATTATTGATTGATAGATAGCATAAAGTCATGTTTCATCCCACATTAGGCATGTTTGTGGTTCGTTTTGGTCGGTTTTGATGAAAATTTTGGGCCGAACTGGTCGAGTTGGTCCGGTCGGCTAAACCGACTGGTTTTTACGGTTTTGGTGTTTAAATTGTACGGttttagacaaaaaaaaaatgtgtatATTTTTTTGATATAACGTAATTTTGTATTATCTATCTATTTATAACCAAACGTTACGAATAGTGTTTGGGGTTATTTTGGTAATTTGTCACCAACCAATGAGTTATTATAAGAGTAAGTTTGTTTGTGTGTCTAATTTGGTGTATTATTGTGCAGAGTTTAGCGATTTCCAACTCGAACAATGTTATAGTGTACGGATTGAGTTCAGTGAACAGTCAAATGTTCCACATTGCCGTAAACGGTTGTCGTAACGTGAGGGTGGTGGGGGCAAACGTGGTGGCGCCGTGGAACAGCCCGAACACTGACGGCATCCACGTGCAGTTATCCACTGGAGTCACCATTATGAACTCCAAAATCAGCACCGGTGATGACTGTGTATCCATCGGTCCAGGTGCAACCAATTTATGGATCGAAGGTGTCGCTTGTGGACCGGGCCATGGCATCAGGTATTAACTCAAAACCGTTGAAACTTAACCTGATTCGAAAGGAATGTCTAGCGAGTTATATAATAATTTGATTGATCAAATGCATGGTTATACTTTACAGCATTGGGAGTTTAGGAAAGGACTTAAACGAACAAGGCGTGTCGAATGTGACCGTGAAAAGGGTTACTTTTAAAGGGACCGATAACGGGTTAAGGATCAAGGCGTGGGCGAGGCCGAGCAATGGGTTTGTTAACGGTGTTTTGTTCCAGAACGCGGTCATGACCAATGTAGAGAACCCGATCGTTATTGATCAGCATTATTGCCCGGGTGGCAAGAATTGTCCCCGTCAGGTACCTATTGCTTCTCTTTCCCATTATCTTTATCAGGCCAACTCAATATTTTTAGGGACCCAAAACGGATATTAAGACAAGGTTTTTTTTGCATAAAGAATTATCCTAT of Helianthus annuus cultivar XRQ/B chromosome 1, HanXRQr2.0-SUNRISE, whole genome shotgun sequence contains these proteins:
- the LOC110878491 gene encoding polygalacturonase encodes the protein MSNHIFLTLTTIIATVLFTRTTAVTYNVKNLGAKPNGRTDATKAFMAAWSSACGSTKAATMYVPKGRYMVGGLKFNGPCRSGAITVRIDGTLVAPSNYFVLGNAKYWLLFHGVQGVTIVGGTLDAQGAGLWACKSSGKRNCPDGATSLAISNSNNVIVYGLSSVNSQMFHIAVNGCRNVRVVGANVVAPWNSPNTDGIHVQLSTGVTIMNSKISTGDDCVSIGPGATNLWIEGVACGPGHGISIGSLGKDLNEQGVSNVTVKRVTFKGTDNGLRIKAWARPSNGFVNGVLFQNAVMTNVENPIVIDQHYCPGGKNCPRQVSGVKISNVKYQDVHGTSATKVAVKFDCSKKYPCRGITMRDVNLSFKNQLPASAYCVNAAGTTSGVMKPTSCF